A window of Nitratireductor kimnyeongensis genomic DNA:
CTGGCGGAGATCGGGCGCAAATGGGTGACGAGCGTGGCGGCCGGTCCGCAGGGCGCGGTCGGATTTGCGGTCGGGCGCAATGCCTATGTGCGCTTTGCAGACGGAAAACAGCGTGAATTTCAACACCCGCGTTCGGTAGAGGACGTTGCGTTCGCGCCGAAGGGAATGCGCCTCGCCGTCGCCCGCTACAATGGCGCAACGCTGCATTTTCCGGCGACCGACGGCAAGCCGACGGAACTGGAATGGTCCGGCGCGCATACTAGCATCACCTTTTCACCGGACGGGAAATTTCTCGTCAGCACAATGCAGGAAAACGCTCTTCATGGCTGGAAGCTCGCCGATGGAAAGCATATGCGCATGGCCGGCTATCCGGCAAAGGTGAAGAGTTTTTCCTGGAGCACGAAGGGCAAGTGGCTCGCCACCTCCGGCGCACCGGGCGCTGTCATCTGGCCATTTCAGGCCAAAGATGGCCCGATGGGCAAGGCGCCGCTCGAACTTGGCACACGGGGCGACACGATGGTGACGCAGGTGTGTTGTCACCCCACGGAGGACATTGCTGCAATCGGATATGCCGATGGCATGATCCTCGCCGGGCGTTTCGCGGATCAGAAAGAGGTCTTGCTGCGCAGACAAGGCAAGGGTGCGATCACCGCCATCGCCTGGGATGATGAGGGGCGTCGTCTCGCCTTTGGCACTGAAACCGGCGAAAGCGGCGTGATCGATATCGCTGGCTGATCCTTCGCGCCCCCAGCGATCTTCTCTTGCGACAGACGCGCGGTCCTATAGCGTTCGCTTCCGAACGACCACAGAATGGAGCAGGTGGTGAAGAACAGGCGAACAGCAATGGATGCCCCTCCCCGGCTGGACCTCAACCCCACCACCTATCAACACCTGCTAAAGACAGCCCGTCGCCACGCTTCGCACCTCGTCGAAGCCGAAGACCTCGTCCATGAAACGCTGATCGTCGCACTCACGGTCGACAAGCGTCCGGAGGTGGCAAATCGCGCCTGGTTGCAGGGCGTGATGCGCAATGTGGCGGCGACCAAACGGCGCTCGGCCGTCCGCCGGGTAATACGCGAGAACGCCGCAGACATTTCCGGATCCGGCTCCGAAGCCGTTCTTCCGGCCGAATTCCTGGTGAACCTGCCAAGAAGCCAGAGGATTGTCGCGCTCCTCGCTCTGGGCGGCCATACGCGCAAGGAAATCCGCCATCTCCTGCGCATATCCGATGCAGGTCTGCGGCAACGCATTGCTGCACTGCGCGCGCGCTGGCGCAATGAAGCCCACGAGAGCGGTCATCCGGGTGAAGAGCACTTGTCGGGCACGCTCGCCTTCGGCGCAATCCGGCAAAACCTCCTTCCGCTCGCCCGTCACAGCGGGGCATTCCTTGCAAGTCATGACCCCGATGGACATCTCTTCGCGATCAGTTTTTCTTCTTCCCAGCCTCACGAAACGGGTTTCTGCGGCAATAGGAAAGCAGAACCAGCAGTGTAACATCAGGAGACCCACATGCTTTCCAACATTCGCATCGGCAATATCTGCTACTACGTCAACGACATCGACCGGACGGAGGCGTTCTATCGCGATGTGGTTGGACTCGATGTCCAGCGGATGGAGGGGGACGAGGAGACGGGCGACTGGCTTCTTGCCAGCATCGAAAACAATATCGAGCTTATCTTCTTTCAGATGGAATCCCATCCCGGCAACACCCCCATCGTGGTGTTCGATTTATCTGAAGGGGGTATTGATGAAGTCGTGACGGGGCTGGCTGAAAAGGGCGCGACGATCGTCACGCCCGTCAGTCACGCGCCGGGCGGCTGGTCGGCGGAGTTTGCCGATCCGGATGGACACGTTCTTTCCGTCTATCAGCCGGAAGACCGACCGCGCAGCCGTGTGTAGAATATTTCGGCCAATCCGGTCGAGTGGGCGGGATTAGCGTACCAGAACCACACGCAGATCGTTGACATTCGTGCCGGTAGGACCCGGCACGAACAGATCACCGAGCGTGTCGAACGCGCCCCAGGCGTCATGTTTGGCCAGAAGCGCCTTCGGATCGTGCCCTGCCTGACGCAACCGCACGACCGTGTGGTGATCGGCAAAGGCACCCGCATTGTCTTCGGAACCGTCTATGCCGTCAGTGTCGGCGGCGAAAGCGGAAACGCCCGCGACACCCTCGATGCCAAGCGCAAGGGCCAGCAGAAACTCGGTGTTGCGACCGCCACGGCCTCCCTTGCCAGAAAGCGTCACCGTGGTCTCCCCTCCGGACAACAGCATGACCGGCTTCTGGAAAGGCCGGTCCTTCGCGGCGATCTCACGCGCGATTGCCGCGTGAAACCCACCCGCTTCTCGCGCCTCGCCTTCTATCGCATCAGACAGGATCACGGCCGGCACGCCCTGCTTCTCGGCTTCGCGAGCCGCCGCTTCGAGCGAACGGGCGGCCGAGGCAATAACGTGGACCTCATTCTGCGCAAATCGCGCATCATCGGGAGATGGAGCATCGGCCTGCGGCGAAGCAAGATGCTGCATGACGGCCTCGGGCAGATCCATGCCGAAGGCTTCCACAATGGCCAGCGCATCGGCGCGGCCTGCGGAATCGGGAACGGTGGGCCCGGAAGACACAAGAGCCGGGTCGTCCCCCGGTATGTCGGAGACCACGAGCGACACGACACGGGCAGGATGTGCGGCAGCCGCCAACCGGCCTCCCTTGATCGCGGAAATGTGCTTGCGGACAGTGTTCATGGCCGAGATGGGCGCACCGGAGGCAAGCAATGCCTCGTTGACGGCTATCTCATCGGCGAGCGTCAGGGAGCCTGCAGGTGCAGGAAGCAAAGCCGAGCCACCACCACACACCAGCGCGATCACCAAGTCATCCGGTCCGAGACCGGCAACTGTTTCCATGAGACGTTTCGCGCCGGCAAGGCCTGCCTCATCCGGCACCGGATGCGCTGCCTCCAGCACTTCTATGACGCGGGTTGGCGCACCGTATCCGTAGCGGGTGACGACAGTGCCCTCAAGCGGGCCATCCCAAGCCTCTTCAAGCGCTGCCGCCATTTGCGCTGCGCCCTTGCCGGCACCGACAACGATCGTGCGCCCCTTGGGCTTTGGCGGAAGGAACCTTCGAATCGTTTTGGAAGGGTCAGCGGCAGAGACGGCAGCCTCGAACAGGGTTGTGAACAATGTTTTCGGATCGATGCTGCGGTTCAAATGCGCCCCCTCATTTACAAGGCGCTTTTGACCGCCTCTCCTGAGACATAGGTTTCTACGATTGCGCGGTCGTCGGCAAGCGTTTGAAGCAGGAAAAGCTCCTCTGCCAATGTTTCCACACATTCCATGCGCAGCTTCATGACCGGTGTCGCCCGCGCGTTCAAAACGACGATATCGGCGTCCGTGCCCGGATCCAGCGTGCCAATCCGCTCCGACAGGGACAACGCCTCGGCATTGCCGCGCGTGATCTGCCAGAAGGAGGCGAGCGGGTTCAGCTTCTCACCATTGAGCGCGATCACCTTGTAGCCCTCGTCCATGGTGCGCAGCATGGAGTAATTGGTGCCACCGCCCACATCGGTCGCCGAGGCGAGCCTCAGCGGCTTCTCACGCCTGCGATAGCGCTGATAGTCGAACAGGCCGGAGCCGAGAAAGAGGTTTGAGGTGGGGCAGAACACGGCGACCGAGCCCGTGTCCGAAAGCACATCCGCCTCGCGCTCGGAAAGATGAATGCAATGGCCGAAAAGTGCCTTCGGCCCAAGGAGGCCATAATGCTCATAGATGCCGGTGTAGTCGGGCGCGTCGGGGTACAGATCCAATGTGAAGGCGATCTCTTCATGATTCTCGGACAGGTGCGTCTGCAAGTGCAGATCGGGGAACTCCCGCATCAGCGCCGACGCCATCTCCATCTGTTCCGGGCTCGAGGTGATGGCAAAACGCGGCGTGACAGCATAGTGGAGCCTGCCCCTTCCATGCCACGCGCCGATCAGCGCCTTGGTATCGTCATAGGATGTTTGCGGCGTATCCGTGAGGGCAGCAGGCGCTTCGCGGTCCATCATCACCTTACCGCCAACAACGCACATGTTGCGCGCCAGCGCCTCGCCGAAAAAGGCCTCAGCGCTTTCCTTGTGAACCGAGCAATAGGCGGCCACGGTGGTCGTGCCATTGCGCACCAACTCATCAAAGAAAAGCCGGGCAATGCGGCGGGCATGCTGAATGTCGGAGAATTTCGTTTCTTCAGGAAAGGTGTAATTGTTCAGCCAGTCCAGAAGCTCGGCGCCATAACTCGCAATCACCTGCATCTGCGGGAAATGCGCGTGGGCGTCGATGAAGCCCGGCAGGATGAGATGTGGGCGATGGTCCACCACCTGATGCCCTGCTGTGGCGGTGGCCACGACCTGCGCATGGCTGCCGGAAGCGAGAATGACGCCATCTTCGACCAGAACCGCACCGTCTTCCTCGAAAAGACAGGCCTCGTGATCGTCGATGCTGCGCGGCTCGGCCTTGAACGAGAGAAGCCTTCCACGGATGAGTTTCTGTGCCATGCGCTAACGCGCCTCCTCGAACCAGGTCACGATCAGCCGCCGCTCCTCTTCGGTGATGCCCGATACATTGCCGGGCGGCATGGCGTGGCTGCGGCCTGCCTGCAGATAGATTTCGCGTGCATGCCCGGCAATGGAGACATCCGTGTCGAGCACAACATTTTTCGGCGGGAAGGGAACACCTTCATAGCCCGGTACGGCGGCATGGCACATGGCGCAGCGCCCCATCACCGTGTCACGCACAGCAGGAAAATGCGCGGACGTCACAAAGGTCTCTCCTGTCGCCGAAAGCTTCGTCTCGCCCGTCAAAACCTGCGGGACGGTGGAAAGCCACATGATGAGAATGAAGAGGACGCCGGCCAGCCCCCAGGTCCAGTGCGGGGTGCCTTTGCGGGCGTGGACGGTGTTGAAGTAGTGGCGGATCAGCACGCCGATGATGAAGATCAGCGATGCGATGACCCAGTTGAACTGGGTGCCGAAGGCCAGTGGATAATGGTTCGACAGCATCAGGAACACGACCGGCAGCGTCAGGTAATTGTTATGCAGCGAGCGCTGCTTTGCTTGCAGGCCAAGCCTCGGGTCGGGCGTGCGCCCAGCCTTGAGATCCGCCACCACAATCTTCTGATTCGGGATAATGATCAGGAAGACGTTCGCGGTCATGATCGTCGCAGTGAAAGCGCCCAGATGCAGGAAGGCCGCGCGACCCGTGAAGAGCTGCGTATAGCCCCACGCCATGGCAACGAGGATGGCATAGAGTACCAGCATCAGCGTCGTGTCATTCTTGCCGAGCGGCGATTTGCACAGAAGGTCGTAGAGCAGCCAGCCAAGGCCGATGGAGGCAAGCGAAATGAGGATACCGCCCCAAGCCGGCACATCGAGCACATTGCGGTCAATGAGATAGAGATCCGCCCCCGCATAGTAGACGATGGCAAGCAGCGCAAAACCGGACAGCCAGGTGGAATAGGACTCCCATTTGAACCAGGTCAGGTGCTCCGGCATGGACGCCGGCGCGACCATGTATTTCTGGATGTGGTAGAAGCCACCGCCATGGACCTGCCATTCCTCGCCGTGGACACCCTCGGGCATCCCTGACCGCTTCACGAGGCCCAGATCGAGCGCAATGAAATAAAAGGATGAGCCGATCCAGGCGATGGCCGTGATCACATGCAGCCAGCGCACACCGAAGGACAGCCACTCCCACAAAACCGCGTATTCGTTCATGCCACTTTCCTCAACTCCACCGGGCGCAGGGTGACGGAACCCGATATAAACGGAAAGCGGATAAGAGCACGATGACTTTCAAAATTTTTTGGAAAATAATGCGCGCGAAATCATCGGGGGCAGTGAATGGCCTATCTCGACAATATCGCCGTTTTTGTCCGCGTCGTGGAACTGGGAAACCTGTCTTCGGCCGGGCGCGACATGCGGCTTTCTCCGGCAGTTGCCTCGAACCGCGTGAAGGAGCTGGAGAAGCACCTCGGCGTGCGGCTCTTCAACCGCACCACGCGGCAACTGACCCCGACGGAACAGGGGCGCGTGTTCTATGAGGGGGCACGCAAGGTGCTTGAGGCAGTGGCGGAGGCCGAAGCCTCGGTGGCCGACCTTTCCGGCCAGCCGCGCGGCACGATCCGTGTCACCGCGCCGCTCGGCATCGGCAAGCGGCTGATCGCCAGCGGCATTCCCGAATTTCGTGACCGGTATCCCGAGATCGAGGTTCGCTTGCGGCTGTCGGACCATGAAGTGGACATGATGCGCGAAGGCATCGACGTCGCCTTCAAACTTGGAATACTGGAGAATTCCTCCTTCCGCATGCGCGGCATCATGGATTGCGAGCGCGTTCTGGCGGCGGCGCCCGATTATCTGAAACGACGCGGCGAACCGAAGACGCCCGAAGCGCTGATCGATGAGCGGCACGATTGCCTGATGTTGCGCTTTCCCGGCGCGCGCGAGCATTTCTGGGTGCTGCAGACGCCGGAAGGCGCTCGGAAATTCGAGGTGGGCGGTCCGTTCGATTCCGACGATGGTGACGTTGTCACCGACTGGGCGCTTGCCGGGCGCGGCATCATCAACAAGCCCCGCTTCGAGATCGGGCCCTTTCTGCGCGATGGAAGGCTTAGGGTGGTTTTGCCGGATACGCCGCCCGTACCGGTGAAGCTCGCCGCGCTCTACCCGCACAAGAAGTTACAGGACCCGAAAGTGCGGCTTCTGGTTGATTTCATGGCAAGCCGCTGCCAGAAGATGATCGGTGAGACCCTGTCAGAGCAATAATGGTCAGCCTGCGCGCAGGCTTTCCAGACCGCGCTGAACAAGCTCGCGCATGAAGCGCTGATAGGGTACCCCGCGCTTCTCCGCCTCAGCCTTCACCGCGTCGAGTTGGCTTTGCGGCATGCGCATATTGACCCGCGCCGCCTTGTTCTCGAACTCGAAACCGGCGGGTTTGAACGCACCGAAATCCAGATCGGACAGATCCTGATCGAGAAAGTCTTCCGCATCCTTATCGGTTTTCAGTTTGGGAACGCTGCGTTTCATAGCGTTTCACCTCCTTGGCATGCATGTAGCGCGCTGGGATGGGACGGATAAGAGGTCGCCCATCGACCACCCGAAAGGTCACGCCTATGAACATGGCACGCCCCTGCGGGTTGCGTCCTATGACGATATAGCGGTCTTCGTGCCCGGAATGTGCCGGGTCCGGCGCAATCAACGGGTCATGAAGAAGCGCGTGCTCGATCTCAGACTTCGAGACACCGTGCTTTGCACATTTCGGCCAGTTTCCGGCATCCCAGTCAAAGCCCGCGACCTTCATTCATGAAGTATGTAAGTTTGTACATACAATTGTCAATATCACGACTGTAGGGCCACCAGTATCTCCGCAGCCGCCATGGCTGCGATGACGGCTGGGCGCTTGTCGTGCACGGCGTTCCCGCCGATGGGGGTGACGAGCTTCGAGAAGCGGTGTTCGTCACCGCCGTTTTTCAGATACCAGCTCTTGAATGTGGCGCGTTTGGTTTTGGAGCCGATCATACCGACATAGGCCGCATCGTCACGCGCGAGCGCTTCTGCAACCAGGAGGAAGTCGAGCGCGTGATCGTGGGTCAGGATCACGAAGGCGGTTCCGGCGGAGGCATCACGCACCGCCTCTTCCGGAAGGGCTGTAAGGCGCGTCTCCACATGATCCGGGAAATCCTCAATTGCTTCCTTGCGGGTCTCGATTACTCGCACCCGCACCGGCAGTGGCGTGAGTGCTGAAGCCAGCGCATGGCCGACATGACCGCCGCCAAAAAGGATCACCTGCGGAAAGGTGCTTGCCTCTTCGGCAGCACGCTCTACGAGCGCCGGGCGCGCCGCCTGATCGAGAAGGCGAATGTCGAGCGCCACCCGGCCACCGCAGCACTGGCCGATTTCCGGGCCAAGCGGAATGTCGAGAGCACCGTTTGCAAGATTGTCCGCGATGAGTTCCCGCGCTTTGGCAATCGCCATGAATTCGAGTTGACCACCACCGATGGTTCCGAAAATTGCCTTTGGCGAAACCAGCATCCACGCGCCCTCTTCGCGCGGGGTGGAACCCTTCGCCTCGCACACCTCGACGAGCGCGACGAACGTCGAGTTTTGCAGGAAGGTCCCAAGACCGGAGGTCGGATCGGCCGCCATATCGATCAGCGCGCGCCTTCCGCCCTCACCCGCTCCACCGCCATCAGCACACGCTCAGGCGTGGCCGGTGCATCGAGACGCGGGCAAACCTTGTGATCAGCAACGCTCGCCACCGCATCCGACAGCGCGTGCAACACGCACATGGCCAGCATGAAGGGCGGCTCGCCCACGGCCTTGGAGCGATGGACCGTCGGCTCGGCATTCTCCGCCCAGTCGGCAAGCGCGACGTTGAACACTTTCGGGCGATCGGACGCGAGCGGGATCTTGTAGGTGGAAGGCGCATGGGTCCGAAGCCGTCCCTTGCCATCCCAGACCAGCTCTTCGGTCGTCAGCCAGCCCATGCCCTGAATGAACCCGCCTTCGATCTGGCCAATGTCGATGGCGCGGTTCAGTGAACGACCAGTCTCATGCAGGATATCGACCTGCTCGACCATGTATTCGCCGGTCAGCGTGTCGATGGAAACCTCGGCGCAGGCTGCGCCATAGGCGAAGTAGTAGAACGGGCGTCCCTCTCCCTTGTCGCGATTCCAGTGGATTTTCGGCGTCTTGTAGAAACCGGCGGCAGAAAGCTGGATGCGGGCCATATAGGCCTCGCGGATCAACTCGGCAAAGGGGATCTCGCGGTTGCCGATGCGCACACGGCCCGGAAGGAACACGACCTGATCCTTCGGCACGTCATGGGCTTCGGACGCGAAGTCGATCAGCCGGTCCTTGATCTGGCGGGCGGCGTCCTGCGCGGCCATGCCGTTCAGATCGGACCCGGAGGAGGCCGCCGTGGCGGACGTATTGGGCACCTTGCCGGTGGTCGTGGCAGTGATCTTCACCTGATCGATATCGATCTGGAATTCTTCGGCCACCACCTGCGCCACCTTGGTGTAGAGCCCCTGCCCCATCTCGGTGCCGCCATGGTTCAGATGCACGGAGCCATCCGTATAAACATGCACCAGCGCGCCGGCTTGGTTGAAATGAGTGGCCGTGAAAGAAATGCCGAACTTGACTGGCGTCAGCGCAAGGCCGCGTTTGATGACTGGGCTTTTCGTATTAAAGGCCGCGATTTCGCGTCGGCGGGCGGCATAACCGCTGCTTTCCTCCAGTTCCGCGATGACCCGTTCTGCGACATTATCCTCCACCGTCTGGTGATAGGGCGTGACGTTGCGGTCATCGGTGCCATAGAGATTCTTCTTGCGAATTTCGAGCGGATCCTTGCCGAGTGCGAAGGCCACCTCGTCTATGATGCGTTCTGCACCGACCATGCCCTGAGGTCCGCCGAACCCGCGAAAAGCGGTGTTGGACACGGTGTTGGTGTAGAGTGGGCGCGAGACGGCGCGCGCGGCGGGATAGAAATAGGTGTTGTCGCAGTGGAACAGCGCCCGGTCGGTCACCGCACCCGAGAGGTCGGCGGCATAGCCACAGCGCGCCGCATAGGTGAAGTCGACGCCGAGAATGGCGCCCTCGTCATCGAAACCGACTTCATAGTCGATCAGGAAATCGTGGCGCTTGCCGGTCGCGGTCATGTCGTCGTCGCGGTCGGGGCGCAGCTTGACGGGACGGTTGAGTTTCTTTGCGGCGATGGCCGATACAACGGCAAACAGATTGGCCTGGGTTTCCTTCCCGCCGAACCCCCCGCCCATGCGCCGCACCTCGATAGTGACGGCATGGGAGGGGACGTCCAGTGCGTGGGCCACCATGTGCTGCACCTCGCTGGGGTGCTGGGTGGAGGAAAACACGGTGACGTCGCCATCTTCGCCCGGCATCGCAAAGGCGATCTGCCCTTCGAGATAGAAGTGGTCCTGTCCGCCGACGCGCATCTGCCCCTTGATGGAATGCGGGGCGGCGGCGATGGCGGCGGCACTGTCACCGCGCTCAAGCTTGAGAGGTGCGGTTACAAGGCGGGCATCGGCGCCCGCATCGGCAATGTCGATCAACGCCGGTTCTTCTGCATAGTTGATCTTTGCCAAACGGCCGGCGCGGCGGGCTGCCTCGCGCGTGTCGGCGATGACCGCAAAAATGGGCTGGCCGAAGAACTGAACCCTTTCGTTCGCGAAAATGGGTTCATCGTGC
This region includes:
- a CDS encoding WD40 repeat domain-containing protein, giving the protein MPTVAPLELDNHCIAVAWLNDIPHFALADGVVHRLDNGHKWTEVHDGLLAACTDEKNASLITGGEDGRVAKISFEGSVETLAEIGRKWVTSVAAGPQGAVGFAVGRNAYVRFADGKQREFQHPRSVEDVAFAPKGMRLAVARYNGATLHFPATDGKPTELEWSGAHTSITFSPDGKFLVSTMQENALHGWKLADGKHMRMAGYPAKVKSFSWSTKGKWLATSGAPGAVIWPFQAKDGPMGKAPLELGTRGDTMVTQVCCHPTEDIAAIGYADGMILAGRFADQKEVLLRRQGKGAITAIAWDDEGRRLAFGTETGESGVIDIAG
- a CDS encoding RNA polymerase sigma factor, encoding MDAPPRLDLNPTTYQHLLKTARRHASHLVEAEDLVHETLIVALTVDKRPEVANRAWLQGVMRNVAATKRRSAVRRVIRENAADISGSGSEAVLPAEFLVNLPRSQRIVALLALGGHTRKEIRHLLRISDAGLRQRIAALRARWRNEAHESGHPGEEHLSGTLAFGAIRQNLLPLARHSGAFLASHDPDGHLFAISFSSSQPHETGFCGNRKAEPAV
- a CDS encoding VOC family protein — encoded protein: MLSNIRIGNICYYVNDIDRTEAFYRDVVGLDVQRMEGDEETGDWLLASIENNIELIFFQMESHPGNTPIVVFDLSEGGIDEVVTGLAEKGATIVTPVSHAPGGWSAEFADPDGHVLSVYQPEDRPRSRV
- a CDS encoding glycerate kinase type-2 family protein; this encodes MNRSIDPKTLFTTLFEAAVSAADPSKTIRRFLPPKPKGRTIVVGAGKGAAQMAAALEEAWDGPLEGTVVTRYGYGAPTRVIEVLEAAHPVPDEAGLAGAKRLMETVAGLGPDDLVIALVCGGGSALLPAPAGSLTLADEIAVNEALLASGAPISAMNTVRKHISAIKGGRLAAAAHPARVVSLVVSDIPGDDPALVSSGPTVPDSAGRADALAIVEAFGMDLPEAVMQHLASPQADAPSPDDARFAQNEVHVIASAARSLEAAAREAEKQGVPAVILSDAIEGEAREAGGFHAAIAREIAAKDRPFQKPVMLLSGGETTVTLSGKGGRGGRNTEFLLALALGIEGVAGVSAFAADTDGIDGSEDNAGAFADHHTVVRLRQAGHDPKALLAKHDAWGAFDTLGDLFVPGPTGTNVNDLRVVLVR
- the guaD gene encoding guanine deaminase: MAQKLIRGRLLSFKAEPRSIDDHEACLFEEDGAVLVEDGVILASGSHAQVVATATAGHQVVDHRPHLILPGFIDAHAHFPQMQVIASYGAELLDWLNNYTFPEETKFSDIQHARRIARLFFDELVRNGTTTVAAYCSVHKESAEAFFGEALARNMCVVGGKVMMDREAPAALTDTPQTSYDDTKALIGAWHGRGRLHYAVTPRFAITSSPEQMEMASALMREFPDLHLQTHLSENHEEIAFTLDLYPDAPDYTGIYEHYGLLGPKALFGHCIHLSEREADVLSDTGSVAVFCPTSNLFLGSGLFDYQRYRRREKPLRLASATDVGGGTNYSMLRTMDEGYKVIALNGEKLNPLASFWQITRGNAEALSLSERIGTLDPGTDADIVVLNARATPVMKLRMECVETLAEELFLLQTLADDRAIVETYVSGEAVKSAL
- a CDS encoding urate hydroxylase PuuD; the encoded protein is MNEYAVLWEWLSFGVRWLHVITAIAWIGSSFYFIALDLGLVKRSGMPEGVHGEEWQVHGGGFYHIQKYMVAPASMPEHLTWFKWESYSTWLSGFALLAIVYYAGADLYLIDRNVLDVPAWGGILISLASIGLGWLLYDLLCKSPLGKNDTTLMLVLYAILVAMAWGYTQLFTGRAAFLHLGAFTATIMTANVFLIIIPNQKIVVADLKAGRTPDPRLGLQAKQRSLHNNYLTLPVVFLMLSNHYPLAFGTQFNWVIASLIFIIGVLIRHYFNTVHARKGTPHWTWGLAGVLFILIMWLSTVPQVLTGETKLSATGETFVTSAHFPAVRDTVMGRCAMCHAAVPGYEGVPFPPKNVVLDTDVSIAGHAREIYLQAGRSHAMPPGNVSGITEEERRLIVTWFEEAR
- a CDS encoding LysR family transcriptional regulator, whose amino-acid sequence is MAYLDNIAVFVRVVELGNLSSAGRDMRLSPAVASNRVKELEKHLGVRLFNRTTRQLTPTEQGRVFYEGARKVLEAVAEAEASVADLSGQPRGTIRVTAPLGIGKRLIASGIPEFRDRYPEIEVRLRLSDHEVDMMREGIDVAFKLGILENSSFRMRGIMDCERVLAAAPDYLKRRGEPKTPEALIDERHDCLMLRFPGAREHFWVLQTPEGARKFEVGGPFDSDDGDVVTDWALAGRGIINKPRFEIGPFLRDGRLRVVLPDTPPVPVKLAALYPHKKLQDPKVRLLVDFMASRCQKMIGETLSEQ
- a CDS encoding CopG family antitoxin — encoded protein: MKRSVPKLKTDKDAEDFLDQDLSDLDFGAFKPAGFEFENKAARVNMRMPQSQLDAVKAEAEKRGVPYQRFMRELVQRGLESLRAG
- a CDS encoding BrnT family toxin → MKVAGFDWDAGNWPKCAKHGVSKSEIEHALLHDPLIAPDPAHSGHEDRYIVIGRNPQGRAMFIGVTFRVVDGRPLIRPIPARYMHAKEVKRYETQRSQTENR
- the xdhC gene encoding xanthine dehydrogenase accessory protein XdhC — protein: MAADPTSGLGTFLQNSTFVALVEVCEAKGSTPREEGAWMLVSPKAIFGTIGGGQLEFMAIAKARELIADNLANGALDIPLGPEIGQCCGGRVALDIRLLDQAARPALVERAAEEASTFPQVILFGGGHVGHALASALTPLPVRVRVIETRKEAIEDFPDHVETRLTALPEEAVRDASAGTAFVILTHDHALDFLLVAEALARDDAAYVGMIGSKTKRATFKSWYLKNGGDEHRFSKLVTPIGGNAVHDKRPAVIAAMAAAEILVALQS
- the xdhB gene encoding xanthine dehydrogenase molybdopterin binding subunit is translated as MTRHETLDLDKARIAGGVASDQKHDSAHKHVSGEAVYIDDMPEPVGTLHACLGLSEVAHGAITNIDLSKVRAAPGVVTVLTADDIPGENDISPTGLHDEPIFANERVQFFGQPIFAVIADTREAARRAGRLAKINYAEEPALIDIADAGADARLVTAPLKLERGDSAAAIAAAPHSIKGQMRVGGQDHFYLEGQIAFAMPGEDGDVTVFSSTQHPSEVQHMVAHALDVPSHAVTIEVRRMGGGFGGKETQANLFAVVSAIAAKKLNRPVKLRPDRDDDMTATGKRHDFLIDYEVGFDDEGAILGVDFTYAARCGYAADLSGAVTDRALFHCDNTYFYPAARAVSRPLYTNTVSNTAFRGFGGPQGMVGAERIIDEVAFALGKDPLEIRKKNLYGTDDRNVTPYHQTVEDNVAERVIAELEESSGYAARRREIAAFNTKSPVIKRGLALTPVKFGISFTATHFNQAGALVHVYTDGSVHLNHGGTEMGQGLYTKVAQVVAEEFQIDIDQVKITATTTGKVPNTSATAASSGSDLNGMAAQDAARQIKDRLIDFASEAHDVPKDQVVFLPGRVRIGNREIPFAELIREAYMARIQLSAAGFYKTPKIHWNRDKGEGRPFYYFAYGAACAEVSIDTLTGEYMVEQVDILHETGRSLNRAIDIGQIEGGFIQGMGWLTTEELVWDGKGRLRTHAPSTYKIPLASDRPKVFNVALADWAENAEPTVHRSKAVGEPPFMLAMCVLHALSDAVASVADHKVCPRLDAPATPERVLMAVERVRAEGAR